One genomic segment of Streptomyces sp. TLI_146 includes these proteins:
- a CDS encoding LacI family DNA-binding transcriptional regulator, which translates to MAETARHHEPRYGIRPTMKDVAARAGVGLKTVSRVVNGEAGVTPDTERRVTEAIDALGFRRNDSARVLRKGRTASIGLVLEDLADPFYGPLSRAIEEVARAHGALLINGSSAEDPDREQELVLAFCARRVDGLIVIPAGGDHRYLEPEIKAGVATVFVDRPAGRIDADAVLSDSFGGAREGVAHLVAHGHRRIGFIGDQPRIHTATERLRGYRAAMEEAGLPVADAWVALGSTEPERVRAAAESMLSGPEPVTAIFAGNNRVTVTAVRVLAGREQPVALVGFDDIELADLLGITVISQDSATLGRTAAERLFRRLDGVDEAPARVVLPTTLIARGSGEIPPPAGG; encoded by the coding sequence GTGGCCGAGACCGCCCGCCACCATGAGCCCCGCTATGGCATCCGGCCCACCATGAAGGATGTCGCCGCCCGCGCCGGTGTCGGGCTGAAGACGGTCTCCCGGGTGGTCAACGGCGAGGCCGGGGTCACCCCGGACACCGAGCGCCGGGTGACGGAGGCCATCGACGCGCTGGGCTTCCGCCGCAACGACAGCGCGCGCGTGCTGCGCAAGGGCCGCACCGCCTCCATCGGACTGGTCCTGGAGGATCTGGCCGACCCGTTCTACGGGCCGCTCAGCCGCGCGATCGAGGAGGTCGCCAGGGCGCACGGGGCGCTGCTGATCAACGGCTCCAGCGCCGAGGACCCCGACCGCGAGCAGGAGCTGGTGCTCGCGTTCTGCGCACGGCGGGTCGACGGGCTGATCGTGATTCCGGCGGGCGGCGACCACCGCTATCTGGAGCCCGAGATAAAGGCCGGGGTCGCGACCGTGTTCGTGGACCGTCCGGCCGGGCGGATCGACGCCGACGCGGTGCTCTCCGACAGCTTCGGCGGCGCCCGCGAGGGCGTCGCGCACCTGGTGGCGCACGGCCACCGCAGGATCGGCTTCATCGGCGACCAGCCGCGCATCCACACCGCCACCGAGCGTCTGCGCGGCTACCGGGCGGCGATGGAGGAGGCGGGGCTGCCGGTGGCGGACGCCTGGGTCGCGCTCGGCTCCACCGAGCCGGAGCGGGTCCGCGCGGCCGCCGAGTCGATGCTCAGCGGCCCCGAGCCCGTCACCGCGATCTTCGCGGGCAACAACCGGGTGACCGTGACGGCGGTACGGGTCCTGGCGGGCCGGGAGCAGCCAGTCGCCCTGGTCGGCTTCGACGACATCGAGCTGGCCGATCTGCTCGGCATCACCGTCATCTCGCAGGACTCCGCGACGCTGGGCCGCACGGCGGCGGAACGGCTCTTCCGCCGCCTCGACGGCGTCGACGAGGCCCCCGCGCGCGTGGTGCTGCCCACCACCCTGATCGCGCGGGGCTCCGGCGAGATCCCGCCGCCCGCCGGCGGCTAG
- a CDS encoding serine/threonine-protein kinase, producing MSSGENDRLAGRYRLIEQLGRGGMGVVWRAVDEVLGREVAVKELRTYSDMSAPELGDLRLRMQREARAAARVRHPGVVAVHDVTEHEGRPVIVMELVEGPSLDGVLAERGALDAREAAAIGARVLEALAAAHRAGVLHRDVKPGNILLESPQALGSARAGETPIGRVVLTDFGIAAMDDPGDGSATHLTRSGELVGSLDYLAPERAQGQDPGPASDVWALGATLYAAVEGSSPFRRTSTWSTLSAIVAEPLPEPVRAGRLGPVLRELMHKDPARRPDADTAARMLAAVAEGRDPGLPQVPAPRPVAPPREATVRDVLPHRPQGFGPVVTQQPTTTVQPPRGRGRALVAAGVAAVVLAGAGVTYALVGTGDDDGTRQQAVGSASGASPSASGAQDGTGGAWNGGGASAASPGPTGKDGRASASPGASRPAKDGKGGTGGTGSGEKGGTTPGKAPTGGHATATPGGAGGAAGGGTGSTPAPSCQSIGGGKSNCQVWRTAKSYRYDGGEMGVLNAGTNYFYCQVDLGRRETYGKWTNTYWARTDDDSGNTNVYVSVVYLKGGANNAPVPGLPVC from the coding sequence GTGTCTTCGGGGGAGAACGACCGGCTTGCGGGCCGCTACCGGCTGATCGAGCAGCTGGGCCGGGGCGGCATGGGCGTCGTCTGGCGCGCCGTCGACGAGGTGCTGGGCCGCGAGGTCGCGGTCAAGGAACTGCGTACGTATTCGGACATGTCCGCGCCCGAACTGGGCGATCTGCGGCTGCGCATGCAGCGCGAGGCCCGCGCCGCCGCGCGCGTGCGCCACCCCGGGGTCGTCGCCGTGCACGACGTCACCGAGCACGAGGGCCGCCCGGTGATCGTGATGGAGCTCGTCGAGGGGCCTTCGCTCGACGGCGTCCTCGCCGAGCGCGGCGCGCTGGACGCGCGCGAGGCGGCCGCCATAGGGGCCCGGGTCCTGGAGGCGCTCGCCGCCGCCCACCGCGCGGGTGTCCTGCACCGGGACGTGAAGCCCGGCAACATCCTGCTGGAGAGTCCCCAAGCTCTCGGCTCCGCTAGAGCAGGGGAGACCCCGATCGGCCGGGTCGTGCTCACCGACTTCGGCATCGCCGCCATGGACGACCCGGGCGACGGCTCGGCCACCCATCTGACCCGCAGTGGCGAACTGGTCGGCTCCCTCGACTACCTGGCGCCCGAGCGCGCCCAGGGCCAGGACCCCGGCCCCGCCTCCGACGTCTGGGCGCTGGGCGCCACGCTGTACGCGGCGGTGGAGGGCTCCTCGCCGTTCCGCCGCACCTCCACCTGGTCGACGCTCTCCGCGATCGTGGCGGAACCGCTGCCCGAGCCGGTACGGGCGGGGCGGCTCGGGCCCGTGCTGCGCGAGCTGATGCACAAGGACCCGGCCCGCCGCCCCGACGCGGACACGGCGGCCCGGATGCTGGCGGCGGTGGCCGAGGGCCGGGACCCGGGCCTCCCGCAGGTGCCCGCGCCGCGGCCCGTCGCGCCGCCGCGCGAGGCGACCGTACGGGACGTGCTGCCGCACCGGCCCCAGGGCTTCGGCCCGGTCGTCACCCAGCAGCCGACGACGACCGTGCAGCCGCCCCGGGGACGCGGGCGCGCCCTGGTCGCGGCGGGCGTCGCGGCCGTCGTCCTCGCGGGCGCCGGTGTCACCTACGCCCTGGTCGGCACCGGGGACGACGACGGCACCCGGCAGCAGGCCGTCGGCTCGGCGTCCGGCGCGAGCCCCTCGGCGTCCGGCGCCCAGGACGGCACGGGCGGCGCGTGGAACGGCGGCGGGGCGAGCGCCGCGAGCCCCGGGCCGACCGGCAAGGACGGCCGCGCCTCCGCCTCGCCCGGCGCGAGCCGCCCCGCCAAGGACGGCAAGGGCGGTACGGGAGGCACGGGGTCCGGCGAGAAGGGCGGCACGACCCCGGGCAAGGCGCCCACGGGCGGCCACGCCACCGCCACCCCGGGCGGCGCCGGGGGCGCGGCGGGCGGCGGCACGGGCTCCACGCCCGCCCCGTCCTGCCAGTCCATCGGCGGGGGCAAGTCCAACTGCCAGGTGTGGCGCACCGCGAAGAGCTACCGGTACGACGGCGGCGAGATGGGCGTGCTCAACGCGGGCACCAACTACTTCTACTGCCAGGTCGACCTGGGCCGCCGCGAGACGTACGGGAAGTGGACCAACACGTACTGGGCGCGCACCGACGACGACAGCGGCAACACCAACGTCTACGTGAGCGTGGTCTACCTCAAGGGCGGCGCCAACAACGCGCCGGTGCCGGGGCTGCCGGTCTGCTGA
- a CDS encoding aldolase/citrate lyase family protein, with translation MGQQEKVATSLAGAVSEEISASLVAVDEELARRYPGDPGTRQPVHTVYVPGDLFDAGTLRGWGDQALAALDEHAPDAASFAKVLGIAGELAAPVYERVRAKLEREPVEDLRVDFEDGYGPRPDAEEDAAAARAARLIAEAYANGTAAPYMGIRMKCMEAAVRDRGIRTTDVFLTGLMEHGGLPDGLVLTLPKVTYPEQVSAFVRLLEAFEKAHSLPAGRLGFEIQIETSQSILAADGTAAVARMIDAAEGRATGLHYGTFDYSACVGVSAAYQASDHPAADHAKAVMQVAAAGTGVRVSDGSTNVLPIGSTAHVHEAWRLHYGLTRRALARAYYQGWDMHPGHLPTRYAAVYAFYREGLEQAAARLAAYVAKAGGDVMDEPATAKALSGFLLRGLDCGALDNEEVARLTGLTRADLDGFASPRRAALTVTAP, from the coding sequence ATGGGTCAGCAGGAGAAGGTGGCGACGAGCCTCGCGGGCGCGGTCAGCGAGGAGATCAGCGCCTCGCTGGTGGCCGTGGACGAGGAGCTCGCCCGCCGCTACCCGGGAGACCCCGGCACCCGCCAGCCCGTGCACACCGTCTACGTACCCGGTGACCTCTTCGACGCCGGCACCCTGCGCGGCTGGGGCGACCAGGCGCTGGCCGCCCTCGACGAGCACGCCCCGGACGCCGCCTCCTTCGCCAAGGTCCTCGGCATCGCCGGTGAACTGGCCGCGCCCGTGTACGAGCGGGTGCGCGCCAAGCTGGAGCGCGAGCCGGTGGAGGACCTGCGCGTCGACTTCGAGGACGGCTACGGCCCGCGCCCGGACGCGGAGGAGGACGCGGCCGCCGCCCGCGCCGCGCGGCTGATCGCCGAGGCGTACGCGAACGGCACGGCCGCCCCGTACATGGGCATCCGTATGAAGTGCATGGAGGCGGCGGTACGCGACCGCGGCATCCGCACCACCGATGTCTTCCTCACCGGCCTGATGGAGCACGGCGGCCTGCCCGACGGCCTCGTCCTGACGCTGCCCAAGGTCACCTACCCCGAACAGGTCTCCGCCTTCGTACGGCTCCTGGAGGCCTTCGAGAAGGCCCACTCGCTGCCCGCCGGGCGGCTCGGCTTCGAGATCCAGATCGAGACCAGCCAGTCGATCCTGGCCGCCGACGGCACCGCCGCCGTGGCCCGGATGATCGACGCCGCCGAGGGCCGCGCGACCGGCCTGCACTACGGCACCTTCGACTACAGCGCGTGCGTGGGCGTCTCCGCCGCCTACCAGGCCAGCGACCACCCCGCCGCCGACCACGCCAAGGCCGTGATGCAGGTCGCCGCCGCGGGCACCGGCGTACGGGTCTCCGACGGCTCCACCAACGTCCTGCCGATCGGCTCCACCGCCCATGTCCACGAGGCCTGGCGGCTCCACTACGGGCTGACCCGCCGGGCCCTGGCCCGCGCCTACTACCAGGGCTGGGACATGCACCCGGGCCACCTGCCGACCCGGTACGCGGCCGTCTACGCCTTCTACCGCGAGGGCCTGGAGCAGGCCGCGGCCCGCCTCGCCGCCTATGTGGCCAAGGCCGGCGGCGACGTCATGGACGAGCCCGCCACCGCCAAGGCGCTCAGCGGGTTCCTGCTGCGCGGCCTGGACTGCGGCGCCCTCGACAACGAGGAGGTCGCCCGCCTCACCGGCCTCACCCGCGCCGACCTCGACGGCTTCGCCTCCCCGCGCCGCGCGGCCCTCACCGTCACCGCCCCGTAG
- a CDS encoding electron transfer flavoprotein subunit alpha/FixB family protein: MAEVLVYVDHVDGAVRKPTLELLTLARRIGEPVAVAVGAGAEATAPALAEHGATRVLTADAPEFADYLVVPKVDALQAAYEAVSPAAVLVPSSAEGKEIAARLAVRIGSGIITDAVDLEAGDNGPVATQSAFAASYTTKSRVSKGTPVITVKPNSAAVEAAPAAGAVEALAVTFSAQATGTKVVSRTPRESTGRPELTEAAIVVSGGRGVNGAENFAIIEALADSLGAAVGASRAAVDAGWYPHSNQVGQTGKSVSPQLYIASGISGAIQHRAGMQTSKTIVAINKDAEAPIFDLVDYGVVGDLFDVVPQLTEEVQARKG; this comes from the coding sequence ATGGCTGAAGTTCTCGTCTACGTCGACCACGTCGACGGCGCCGTCCGCAAGCCGACCCTGGAGCTGCTGACGCTGGCCCGCCGCATCGGCGAGCCGGTGGCGGTCGCCGTCGGCGCCGGTGCCGAGGCCACCGCGCCCGCGCTCGCCGAGCACGGCGCCACCCGTGTGCTGACCGCCGACGCCCCGGAGTTCGCCGACTACCTCGTCGTGCCGAAGGTGGACGCGCTCCAGGCCGCGTACGAGGCCGTCTCCCCGGCCGCCGTGCTCGTCCCGTCCTCCGCCGAGGGCAAGGAGATCGCGGCCCGCCTCGCGGTCCGCATCGGCTCCGGCATCATCACCGACGCCGTCGACCTGGAGGCCGGCGACAACGGCCCGGTGGCCACCCAGTCGGCGTTCGCCGCCTCCTACACCACCAAGTCCCGCGTCTCCAAGGGCACCCCGGTCATCACGGTCAAGCCGAACTCGGCCGCCGTGGAGGCCGCCCCGGCCGCGGGCGCCGTCGAGGCCCTGGCCGTCACCTTCTCCGCGCAGGCCACCGGCACCAAGGTCGTCTCCCGCACCCCGCGCGAGTCGACCGGCCGCCCCGAGCTGACCGAGGCCGCGATCGTGGTCTCCGGCGGCCGCGGCGTCAACGGCGCCGAGAACTTCGCGATCATCGAGGCGCTCGCCGACTCGCTCGGTGCCGCCGTCGGCGCCTCCCGCGCCGCCGTCGACGCCGGCTGGTACCCGCACTCCAACCAGGTCGGCCAGACCGGCAAGTCGGTCTCGCCGCAGCTGTACATCGCGTCCGGCATCTCCGGCGCGATCCAGCACCGCGCCGGTATGCAGACCTCGAAGACGATCGTGGCGATCAACAAGGACGCCGAGGCCCCGATCTTCGACCTGGTCGACTACGGCGTGGTGGGCGACCTGTTCGACGTCGTTCCGCAGCTGACCGAAGAGGTCCAGGCGCGCAAGGGCTGA
- a CDS encoding electron transfer flavoprotein subunit beta/FixA family protein: MSLRIVVCVKYVPDATGDRHFADDLTVDRDDVDGLLSELDEYAVEQALQIADEADDAEITVLTVGPEDAKDALRKALSMGADKAVHVEDDDLHGTDVVGTSLVLAKAIEKTGYDLVVCGMASTDGTMGVLPALLAERLNVPQVTLLSEVSVDGGVVKGRRDGDTASEQLEASLPAVVSVTDQSGEARYPSFKGIMAAKKKPVESLDLGDLDLDADEVGLEGAWTAVDSAAERPARTAGTIVKDEGEGGKQLAEFLASQKFI, from the coding sequence GTGAGCTTGAGGATCGTTGTCTGTGTGAAGTACGTGCCCGACGCCACCGGCGACCGGCACTTCGCCGATGACCTGACCGTCGACCGCGACGACGTCGACGGCCTCCTTTCGGAACTCGACGAGTACGCGGTCGAGCAGGCACTGCAGATCGCCGACGAGGCGGACGACGCGGAGATCACCGTGCTGACCGTCGGCCCCGAGGACGCCAAGGACGCGCTGCGCAAGGCGCTCTCCATGGGCGCCGACAAGGCCGTCCACGTCGAGGACGACGACCTGCACGGCACCGACGTCGTCGGCACCTCGCTGGTGCTCGCCAAGGCCATCGAGAAGACCGGTTACGACCTGGTCGTCTGCGGCATGGCCTCGACCGACGGCACCATGGGCGTGCTGCCGGCGCTGCTCGCCGAGCGTCTGAACGTTCCGCAGGTGACGCTCCTCTCCGAGGTCTCGGTCGACGGTGGCGTGGTCAAGGGCCGCCGCGACGGCGACACCGCGTCGGAGCAGCTGGAGGCGTCCCTGCCGGCCGTCGTGTCCGTGACGGACCAGTCGGGCGAGGCCCGCTACCCGTCCTTCAAGGGCATCATGGCCGCCAAGAAGAAGCCGGTGGAGTCGCTGGACCTGGGCGACCTGGACCTGGACGCCGACGAGGTCGGCCTCGAAGGCGCCTGGACCGCGGTCGACTCGGCCGCCGAGCGTCCGGCCCGTACCGCCGGCACGATCGTCAAGGACGAGGGCGAGGGCGGCAAGCAGCTGGCCGAGTTCCTCGCGAGCCAGAAGTTCATCTAG
- a CDS encoding flavin reductase family protein — MTASPELGTARPASPQLFRAVFRQHAAGVAVITAQRDGRPVGFTATSLNSVAAEPPLLSFGIGTGSSSWPVVSEAEHIGVHILGEHQEDLAATFARSGADRFGGATRWQPGPEGVPVLDGVLAWLVCRVVARIPAGDHRIVVGQAVFGEPAGAGRPLLYHQGRFNALRD; from the coding sequence ATGACGGCTTCGCCCGAGCTCGGCACCGCACGCCCCGCCTCCCCCCAGCTGTTCCGCGCGGTCTTCCGCCAGCACGCCGCCGGTGTGGCGGTGATCACCGCGCAGCGTGACGGCCGGCCCGTCGGCTTCACCGCCACCTCCCTCAACTCCGTCGCCGCCGAGCCGCCGTTGCTCTCGTTCGGCATCGGCACCGGATCCTCCAGCTGGCCCGTCGTCTCCGAGGCCGAGCACATAGGCGTCCACATCCTCGGCGAACACCAGGAAGACCTCGCCGCGACCTTCGCCCGCAGCGGCGCCGACCGCTTCGGCGGTGCCACCCGCTGGCAGCCGGGACCCGAGGGCGTGCCGGTGCTCGACGGCGTGCTGGCCTGGCTGGTGTGCCGGGTGGTCGCGCGCATCCCGGCCGGGGACCACCGCATCGTGGTCGGCCAGGCGGTCTTCGGCGAGCCCGCCGGGGCGGGCCGTCCGCTCCTCTACCACCAGGGTCGCTTCAACGCTCTGCGCGACTGA
- a CDS encoding thioredoxin family protein — MREDGPRLGAAQLGAELGERATLVQFSSAFCQPCRATRRTLADVAAMVAGVAHVEIDAEEHLALVRALDIRVTPTVLVLDRTGRIVRRAAGQPRRADVIAALGKAV, encoded by the coding sequence GTGCGCGAGGACGGGCCGAGGCTGGGAGCAGCCCAGTTGGGCGCGGAGCTGGGCGAGCGGGCGACCCTCGTGCAGTTCTCCAGCGCGTTCTGCCAGCCCTGCCGGGCAACTCGGCGCACCCTGGCGGACGTTGCCGCGATGGTGGCGGGGGTCGCCCATGTGGAGATCGACGCCGAGGAGCACCTGGCGCTGGTGCGCGCCCTGGACATCCGGGTCACGCCGACGGTCCTGGTCCTGGACCGCACCGGCCGGATCGTGCGCCGCGCGGCCGGTCAGCCGCGCCGGGCCGATGTGATCGCCGCACTCGGAAAGGCGGTGTGA
- a CDS encoding 1-acyl-sn-glycerol-3-phosphate acyltransferase, which produces MAELVYRPVVGAALTMFKALDLKIDTQGSENIPRSGGAVLVSNHISYLDFIFTGLAALPQKRLVRFMAKESVFRHKISGPLMRGMKHIPVDRKQGEAAYAHALDSLRSGEIVGVFPEATISQSFTLKTFKSGAARLAQEAGVPLIPMALWGTQRVWTKGRPRNFKRSHIPVTIRVGEPVEAPADQYAGAITRRLRERCQELLEAAQRAYPVRPKDAADTWWIPAHLGGTAPTPEEVREREASR; this is translated from the coding sequence ATGGCAGAACTCGTCTATCGGCCGGTCGTCGGCGCCGCTCTCACGATGTTCAAGGCGCTCGACCTGAAGATCGACACCCAGGGTTCGGAGAACATCCCCCGCTCCGGCGGCGCGGTGCTGGTCAGCAACCACATCAGCTATCTGGACTTCATCTTCACCGGGCTCGCCGCGCTGCCGCAGAAGCGCCTGGTGCGCTTCATGGCGAAGGAGTCGGTCTTCCGGCACAAGATCTCGGGCCCGCTGATGCGCGGCATGAAGCACATCCCGGTCGACCGCAAGCAGGGCGAGGCGGCGTACGCGCACGCCCTGGACTCGCTGCGCTCGGGAGAGATCGTCGGGGTCTTCCCCGAGGCGACCATCTCGCAGTCGTTCACGCTGAAGACCTTCAAGTCGGGCGCGGCCCGGCTCGCTCAGGAGGCCGGGGTCCCGCTGATCCCGATGGCGCTGTGGGGCACCCAGCGGGTATGGACCAAGGGCCGTCCGCGCAACTTCAAGCGCAGCCACATCCCCGTCACCATCCGGGTCGGCGAGCCGGTCGAGGCCCCCGCCGACCAGTACGCGGGAGCGATCACCCGGCGGCTGCGCGAGCGGTGCCAGGAGCTCCTGGAAGCCGCCCAGCGCGCCTATCCCGTACGTCCCAAGGACGCCGCGGACACCTGGTGGATCCCGGCCCACCTCGGCGGCACCGCGCCCACGCCCGAAGAGGTGCGCGAGCGCGAGGCCAGCCGCTGA
- a CDS encoding B3/4 domain-containing protein, with protein MTLTLTVSDEVRALAPGFTHVAVQARGLVNGPSDEASSALLDEAARRLRERLGALAPHEDPHMVAWRDAYTAFGAKPSRTRNSAEALARRALADGGLPRINRLVDVYNAISVAHLIPVGGEDTDRIAGSMRLVRATGDEPFPTVAGGEAAVEHPDAGEVVWCDDEGVTCRRWNWRQGVRTRLTDDSVNALFLLEGMAPHCALEEAAAELAELLEKVSPGARITVHAPVAAGA; from the coding sequence ATGACGCTCACGCTCACCGTGTCCGACGAGGTGCGCGCGCTCGCGCCCGGCTTCACCCATGTCGCCGTCCAGGCCCGCGGACTCGTCAACGGCCCCAGCGACGAGGCGAGTTCGGCGCTGCTCGACGAGGCCGCCCGGCGGCTGCGCGAGCGGCTCGGCGCGCTCGCCCCGCACGAGGACCCGCACATGGTTGCCTGGCGCGACGCGTACACCGCGTTCGGCGCCAAGCCCTCGCGCACCCGCAACTCGGCCGAGGCGCTCGCCAGGCGCGCGCTCGCCGACGGCGGCCTGCCGCGCATCAACCGGCTCGTCGACGTCTACAACGCGATCAGCGTCGCCCATCTGATCCCGGTCGGCGGCGAGGACACCGACCGCATCGCCGGGTCGATGCGACTGGTGCGGGCCACCGGCGACGAGCCGTTCCCCACCGTCGCGGGCGGCGAGGCGGCCGTCGAGCACCCGGACGCGGGCGAGGTGGTGTGGTGCGACGACGAGGGCGTCACCTGCCGCCGCTGGAACTGGCGCCAGGGCGTGCGGACCCGGCTCACCGACGACTCCGTCAACGCCCTCTTCCTGCTGGAGGGGATGGCCCCGCACTGCGCCCTGGAAGAGGCGGCGGCGGAGCTCGCCGAGCTCCTGGAGAAGGTGAGCCCCGGGGCGCGGATCACCGTCCACGCCCCGGTCGCCGCCGGGGCGTGA
- a CDS encoding low specificity L-threonine aldolase has product MKTDARRHHDPEVRGFASDNYAGVHPEVLAAIALANGGHQIAYGEDDYTDHLQRVIHSHFGASAEAFPVFNGTGANVVALQALTDRWGSVICAESAHINVDEGGAPERMAGLKMLTVPTPDGKLTPELIDRQAWGWEDEHRAMPQVVSLAQNTELGTVYTPDEIRAICDHAHQHGMKVHLDGARIANAAASLNVPMRAFTNAAGVDVISYGGTKNGMLFGEAVVVLNPDAVRRMKHIRKMSMQLASKMRFVSVQLEALLAKDLWLRNARHANAMAQRLAEGVRSVDGVEILYPVQANAVFARLPHDVSERLQKRYRFYFWDEAAGDVRWMCSYDTTEDDVDGFLTALKEEMSR; this is encoded by the coding sequence GTGAAGACCGACGCGCGACGGCACCACGACCCCGAGGTGCGCGGCTTCGCCAGCGACAACTACGCGGGCGTGCACCCCGAGGTCCTGGCCGCCATCGCCCTCGCCAACGGCGGGCACCAGATCGCGTACGGGGAGGACGACTACACCGACCACCTCCAGCGCGTCATCCACAGCCACTTCGGCGCGAGCGCCGAGGCGTTCCCGGTCTTCAACGGGACGGGCGCCAACGTCGTCGCCCTCCAGGCGCTGACCGACCGCTGGGGATCGGTGATCTGCGCCGAGTCCGCGCACATCAACGTGGACGAGGGCGGCGCGCCGGAGCGCATGGCGGGCCTGAAGATGCTCACCGTGCCGACGCCGGACGGCAAGCTCACCCCCGAGCTCATCGACCGGCAGGCCTGGGGCTGGGAGGACGAGCACCGCGCGATGCCGCAGGTCGTCTCGCTCGCCCAGAACACCGAGCTGGGCACGGTCTACACGCCGGACGAGATCCGCGCGATCTGCGACCACGCCCACCAGCACGGCATGAAGGTGCACCTCGACGGCGCCCGGATAGCCAACGCGGCCGCGTCGCTGAACGTGCCGATGCGTGCGTTCACCAACGCCGCGGGCGTCGACGTGATCTCGTACGGCGGCACCAAGAACGGCATGCTGTTCGGCGAGGCCGTCGTGGTGCTCAACCCGGACGCGGTGCGCCGGATGAAGCACATCCGCAAGATGTCGATGCAGCTCGCCTCCAAGATGCGGTTCGTCTCGGTGCAGTTGGAGGCGCTGCTCGCCAAGGACCTGTGGCTGCGCAACGCGCGCCACGCCAACGCCATGGCGCAGCGCCTGGCCGAGGGCGTCCGCTCGGTGGACGGGGTGGAGATCCTCTACCCGGTCCAGGCGAACGCGGTCTTCGCCCGGCTGCCGCACGACGTGAGCGAGCGGCTGCAGAAGCGCTACCGCTTCTACTTCTGGGACGAGGCGGCCGGCGACGTGCGCTGGATGTGCTCGTACGACACCACCGAGGACGACGTGGACGGCTTCCTCACGGCGCTCAAGGAAGAGATGTCCCGCTGA
- a CDS encoding SDR family NAD(P)-dependent oxidoreductase yields MNGNGNGNGPLSGAVIAVAGAAGPAGRAALLTLAEAGAIVVASDADAARLAEAVDAARYAHGGATVVGDTVDLLDLDATREWAARTEKEFGRIDGLVHLVGGWRGSASFAETDLADWELLEKLLIKTVQHTSLAFHDGLLRSDRGRYVLVSQSGAHKPTANNAAYNAGKAAAEAWTLALADAFRKAGGEEGPGAAAAILVIKALVHDAMRAERPNAKFAGFTDVKELAEAIAGVWERPAVEVNGQRLWLTPKP; encoded by the coding sequence ATGAACGGCAATGGGAATGGCAACGGGCCGCTGAGCGGCGCCGTGATCGCGGTGGCCGGTGCGGCGGGCCCCGCGGGCCGCGCCGCCCTGCTCACGCTCGCCGAGGCGGGTGCCATCGTGGTGGCGTCCGACGCGGACGCCGCACGGCTGGCCGAGGCCGTCGACGCGGCGCGCTACGCACACGGCGGGGCGACCGTCGTGGGCGACACCGTCGACCTGCTCGACCTGGACGCCACCCGCGAGTGGGCGGCCAGGACCGAGAAGGAGTTCGGCCGGATCGACGGTCTGGTCCACCTCGTGGGCGGCTGGCGCGGCAGCGCCTCCTTTGCGGAGACCGACCTCGCCGACTGGGAGCTCCTGGAGAAGCTGCTCATCAAGACCGTGCAGCACACCTCGCTGGCCTTCCATGACGGGCTGCTGCGCAGCGACCGCGGCCGTTATGTGCTGGTGAGCCAGTCCGGGGCGCACAAGCCCACCGCGAACAACGCCGCGTACAACGCGGGCAAGGCCGCGGCCGAGGCGTGGACCCTCGCGCTCGCCGACGCCTTCCGCAAGGCGGGGGGCGAGGAGGGGCCGGGCGCCGCTGCTGCCATCCTGGTGATCAAGGCACTGGTGCACGACGCGATGCGCGCCGAGCGCCCGAATGCGAAGTTCGCGGGCTTCACCGACGTCAAGGAGCTGGCCGAGGCCATCGCCGGAGTCTGGGAGCGGCCCGCCGTGGAAGTGAATGGACAGCGCCTGTGGCTGACCCCCAAGCCGTGA